The following coding sequences lie in one Arabidopsis thaliana chromosome 3, partial sequence genomic window:
- a CDS encoding uncharacterized protein (unknown protein; Has 0 Blast hits to 0 proteins in 0 species (source: NCBI BLink).), with translation MNTNQKEAMAAENQVSSTEVKANGVCKGLMSEQRTEQEVINLLQRSVS, from the exons ATGAATACGAACCAAAAGGAAGCTATGGCGGCAGAGAATCAAGTCAGCTCAACAGAAGTAAAGGCGAATGGAGTTTGTAAAG GTTTAATGTCTGAACAAAGAACTGAGCAAGAGGTTATCAATCTATTGCAGAGGTCAGTTTCTTAA